DNA sequence from the Brevundimonas sp. NIBR10 genome:
GCTCCAAGCGATGGTCCAGGCCAGGCCGATGGCCTGGGTGCCGATGTTGGCACCTTCCGAAAGACCATTCACCGTGGCGGTGGCGAACACGCCGGTCAGCAAGGCTCCGAGCAGACCGCCGGCACCGTGGATGCCGAAGGCGTCCAGGCTGTCGTCGTAGCGCAGCAGTTTCTTGATCCACACCGAAGAGATGTAGCAGACCGGTCCGGCGATGGCGCCGATGATGACCGCGCCCTTGGGATCGACGAAGCCGGCGGCCGGGGTAATGGCAACCAGACCGGCGACGAGGCCCGAGAGCATGCCGATCAGCGAAGCCTTCTTCTTCTCGATGACCTCGATCAGCTTCCAGGTCAGGGCCGCGGCCATGGCGGCCAGCAGGGTGTTGAGCAGGGCGACCGAAGCGATGCCGTCCGCCGTCCACGCCGAGCCGGCGTTGAAGCCGATCCAGCCCACCAGCAGCAGCGAGGCGCCGATCATGGTCAGGACCGGGTTGTGCGGGTTGATCGGCTCGGTGCCGTAACCCTTACGCGGCCCAAGGAACAGGGCGCAGACCAGACCGGCCACACCCGAGTTGACGTGAACGACCGCGCCGCCGGCGAAGTCCAGCACCCCGGCCGCGCCGAGGAAGCCGCCACCCCAGACCCAGTGGGCGATGGGAGCGTAGACCAGGATGGACCACAGCGCCGTGAACAGCAGCAGGCCAGAATATTTCAGGCGTTCGGCGAAGGCTCCGGTGACCAGGGCGGGCGTGATGATCGCGAAGGTCAGCTGATAGGAAATCCAGAGGAACTCAGGCAGGCCCTTGGCCAGGCTGTGCGCCGTCTCGATGGTCACACCGTTCAGGAAGGCGGCCTGTGTAGAACCGATCACAGAGTTCACCGCCTCGGCCGGGAAGCCGAACATGGCCTGGCCGGTCCCGAATGACAGGCTGTAGCCGATGGCGAACCAGGCCAGGGTGACGACGGCGGAGACGCCGACCGACTGGGTGATGGTGGCGATCACGTTCTTGCGACGCACCATGCCGCCGTAGAACAGGGCCAGACCCGGCAGGGTCATCAGCAGGACCAGAGCGGTGGAAGTCAGGATCCAGGACGACGCCGCCGTGTCCAGTTCCAACGGAACCTGGTGGGCCAGCAGCGTCGGCGCGGGCGCAGCAGCGTCCTGAGCGAAGGCACCGCCCGCATAGAACAGCGCCGCCGTGAGTAGAAGCAGGGCAAGGACGCCCGGTACTCGATTCCAGATCTTAGCCATGTGTGTTGCAGCCCCTATGACAATCTCGCAGATGCGAAACAATCACACGGCGTTGCAAGGATGCAAGAGGCTTTGCCGTACGCTGCGCAACTTTCGTGCAGGCGTCTTATTTTAGCACGCCAGACCTGAATAATATTGCCGCCGATTGTGACCAAGGCGCAGATTCATACCTTGTTCATAAGTGTGCGCCGCAAACCTCAACCCCAGTGCATCTGAACCCTGTGTGAGGCCGCCCAGTGGATGGCCCGGATCGCGTCCAGGATCGCGTCGGTGGCGCCGCGGGTCCCCAGCTCTCCACCCAGGTCCGCTGTGACGGCACCGGCTGCCAGGACAGCGGCCACGGCGGCCTCGATGGAATCGGCCTCGTCCTCCAGCCCGAGGCTGTGGCGCAAGAGCATCGCGGCCGACAGGATGGTGCCGACCGGGTTGGCCAGATCCTGTCCGGCGATGTCCGGCGCCGAGCCGTGGATAGGCTCGAACAGGCCGGGCCCGCTGGTCCCCAGCGACGCGGAGGGCAAGAGGCCGATCGACCCACCCAGCACCGAAATCTCGTCCGACAGGATGTCGCCGAACATATTCTCGGTCAGGATGACGTCATAGTCGCGCGGGCGCTGGATCAGGTGCATGGCCATGGAATCGACCAGGGCGTGCTTCAGCTCGACCCCGGGAAATTCCTCGGCGTGGATCCGGGTCACGACCTCGCGCCACAGGCGGCTGGTCTCCATGACGTTGGCCTTGTCGACCGAGGTGACCTTGCCGCGGCGTTGCTCTGCGATCTTGAAGGCGGCACGGGTGACGCGCTCAATCTCCTCGATCGAATAGGAACAGACGTCGTAGGCGGAGCCGTCGTCCTTCCTGCCCTTTTCGCCGAAATAGACGCCGCCGGTCAGTTCGCGGAAGACGATCAGATCGACGCCTTCGACGATCTCCTTCTTCAGCGGCGAGCGGTGCGCCATGACCGGCGAGACCTGAAGCGGCCGCAGATTGGCGAACAATCCCATGGCCTTGCGGATCGCCAGCAGCCCCTGTTCGGGTCGTTGGGCCTGGCCGTCCCACTTCGGGCCGCCCACGGCGCCCAGCAGCACGCCGTCCGAAGCCAGGCAGGCGTCGATGGTCTCCTGAGGAAGGGGATTCTGCGCCGCATCGATGCCGGCCCCGCCGATCAGGTGTTCGGAGAACCGGAAATCGTGATCATAGAAATCGCCGATCAGCTCCAGCACCGCCTTGGCCGAGGCGGTCACTTCAGGGCCCACGCCGTCGCCGGGCAGCAGGACGATCTTGAAGGTCTTGCGGTTGGGCATCACGCGGGTTCCGTTACGATTTGAGGCTCGTGAGAGCGCTCGAAGGCTTCAATGGCGGGTGTGTGTTTCGACAGCCAGCCCAGGGTATCGACCCCGTCCAGAAGACACTGGCGGGCAAAGGCCTCGACGGCAAACGCGACGGGCGGATGGTTGCCGCGCCGCACCTCGTTGGCTTCCAGATCGACGGTCACCGGCTGTTCGGGATGGGCGACCAGATCGTCCCAGGTCGCCTGGTCAACCACGATCGGCAAGAGGCCGTTCTTGAGCGCGTTGGAGGTGAAGATGTCGGCGATCCCGGTCGAGATCACCGCCCGGAAGCCATAGTCGTACAGGGCCCAGGGCGCATGCTCGCGTGACGAGCCGCAGCCGAAATTGTCCCCGGCGACCAGGATGCGGTGCTCTGTCGGATCGATCCGGTTGAGAACGGCTTCCGGCCGCGCCGTGCCGTCGGTCTCATAGCGCCAGTCGTAGAAGGCCTTGGCCCCCAGGCCGGTCGTCTCGGTCGTGGTCAGGAACCGCGCAGGAATGATCTGGTCGGTGTCGATGTTGGCCTGGGTCAGGACCAGGGTGCGGGAGGTCAGGACCTTGATGGGTTCAGGCATTGACCAGCTCCGACAGATAGACCCGCGGATCGGTCAGCACGCCGGCGATGGCCGAGGCCGCTGCTGTGGCTGGGCTAGCCAGGATGGTGCGCGCGCCCTTGCCCTGACGGCCTTCGAAATTGCGGTTGGAGGTGGAGACGGCCAGCTGGCCCGGCCCCACGTCGTCGCCGTTCATGGCGATGCACATCGAACATCCGGGGATGCGCCATTCGGCCCCGGCGTCGGTGAAGACTGTGTGGAGCCCCTCGGCCTCGGCGTCGCGGCGCACGGCCTCCGAGCCCGGCACCACCAGCATCCGCACGCCCGGCTTGACCTTGCGGCCGCGCAGGACATCGGCGGCCGCGCGCAGGTCGGGCAGGCGACCGTTGGTGCAGGAGCCGATGAAGACGACGTCCACGGGTTGCGTCGTCGTCGTCTGGCCGGCCTCGAAGCCCATATAGGCGATGGCCTTTCGGTCGCTGTCGGACTGGGGTTCCGGGACCTTCGACCCGATCGGCGCGCCGGCGTCCGGCGTCGTGCCCCAGGTGGCCATGGGGCGGATAGCTCCGCCGTCCAGCACGATCTCATGATCGTAGGTCGCGCCCGGATCGCCGGCCAGAGCCAGCCACTCGGCGGCGGCGGCGTCATAGGCCGCGCCTTGCGGAACCTTGGCACGGCCGCGCAGCCAGTCGATGGTCTTCTGGTCAGGAGCTATCATGCCCGCTCGCGCGCCCGCCTCGATCGACATGTTGCACAGGGTCATCCGCCCTTCCATGTCTAAACCGGTCACGGCGCTGCCCGCATATTCGATGACAAAGCCCGTGCCGCCGCCAAAGCCCAGGGCCGCGATCACCGCCAGCGCCACGTCCTTGCCCGACACACCGGGCTGAAGCTCGCCATCGACGGTCACTCGAAGGGTCTTCGATTTCCGCTGCAACAGGCATTGGGTGGCCAGGACATGGCCGACTTCCGACGTGCCGATGCCGAAGGCCAAGGCGCCGAAGGCACCGTGGGTCGCGGTATGGCTGTCACCACAGACCACGGTCATGCCCGGCTGCGTCAGCCCCTGCTCCGGGCCCATGACATGGACGACGCCGCGCGCATCGGAATCCCAACCGGCCAGTTCGACGCCGTGGCGGGCGCAATTCTGTTCCAGCCGCGAGACCTGATCGCGCGCCTCGTCGGTGACATAGGGGCGGACGCCATCGACGGCCGGCAGGGTCGGGGTCGAGTGGTCCAGGGTCGCGAAGGTGCGATCGGGCCGGCGGACCTTCAGGCCCCGGCTCTCGATCTCGCTGAACGCCTGGGGGCTGGTGACCTCGTGGACCAGATGCAGGTCGATATAGAGGACGCCCGGCGTGGCTTCGGTCTCAGGCACGACCAGATGCCGGTCCCATACCTTCTCATACAGAGTCTTCGGCACGCTCATCGAGATCAGGCCGCCTCGGAGCGAAAGGTGGCGTCGTTGGAGATTCTCCGCGCGCCGACCAGACGGTCGATCTGCAGGCCCAGATTGTCGATCGAGCGACCGACGTCGCGGCCG
Encoded proteins:
- the leuD gene encoding 3-isopropylmalate dehydratase small subunit, with product MPEPIKVLTSRTLVLTQANIDTDQIIPARFLTTTETTGLGAKAFYDWRYETDGTARPEAVLNRIDPTEHRILVAGDNFGCGSSREHAPWALYDYGFRAVISTGIADIFTSNALKNGLLPIVVDQATWDDLVAHPEQPVTVDLEANEVRRGNHPPVAFAVEAFARQCLLDGVDTLGWLSKHTPAIEAFERSHEPQIVTEPA
- the leuC gene encoding 3-isopropylmalate dehydratase large subunit produces the protein MSVPKTLYEKVWDRHLVVPETEATPGVLYIDLHLVHEVTSPQAFSEIESRGLKVRRPDRTFATLDHSTPTLPAVDGVRPYVTDEARDQVSRLEQNCARHGVELAGWDSDARGVVHVMGPEQGLTQPGMTVVCGDSHTATHGAFGALAFGIGTSEVGHVLATQCLLQRKSKTLRVTVDGELQPGVSGKDVALAVIAALGFGGGTGFVIEYAGSAVTGLDMEGRMTLCNMSIEAGARAGMIAPDQKTIDWLRGRAKVPQGAAYDAAAAEWLALAGDPGATYDHEIVLDGGAIRPMATWGTTPDAGAPIGSKVPEPQSDSDRKAIAYMGFEAGQTTTTQPVDVVFIGSCTNGRLPDLRAAADVLRGRKVKPGVRMLVVPGSEAVRRDAEAEGLHTVFTDAGAEWRIPGCSMCIAMNGDDVGPGQLAVSTSNRNFEGRQGKGARTILASPATAAASAIAGVLTDPRVYLSELVNA
- a CDS encoding ammonium transporter, translated to MAKIWNRVPGVLALLLLTAALFYAGGAFAQDAAAPAPTLLAHQVPLELDTAASSWILTSTALVLLMTLPGLALFYGGMVRRKNVIATITQSVGVSAVVTLAWFAIGYSLSFGTGQAMFGFPAEAVNSVIGSTQAAFLNGVTIETAHSLAKGLPEFLWISYQLTFAIITPALVTGAFAERLKYSGLLLFTALWSILVYAPIAHWVWGGGFLGAAGVLDFAGGAVVHVNSGVAGLVCALFLGPRKGYGTEPINPHNPVLTMIGASLLLVGWIGFNAGSAWTADGIASVALLNTLLAAMAAALTWKLIEVIEKKKASLIGMLSGLVAGLVAITPAAGFVDPKGAVIIGAIAGPVCYISSVWIKKLLRYDDSLDAFGIHGAGGLLGALLTGVFATATVNGLSEGANIGTQAIGLAWTIAWSAVGTLVILIICKFTTGLRVSEAQEAEGLDTVLHGESLDH
- the leuB gene encoding 3-isopropylmalate dehydrogenase, which codes for MPNRKTFKIVLLPGDGVGPEVTASAKAVLELIGDFYDHDFRFSEHLIGGAGIDAAQNPLPQETIDACLASDGVLLGAVGGPKWDGQAQRPEQGLLAIRKAMGLFANLRPLQVSPVMAHRSPLKKEIVEGVDLIVFRELTGGVYFGEKGRKDDGSAYDVCSYSIEEIERVTRAAFKIAEQRRGKVTSVDKANVMETSRLWREVVTRIHAEEFPGVELKHALVDSMAMHLIQRPRDYDVILTENMFGDILSDEISVLGGSIGLLPSASLGTSGPGLFEPIHGSAPDIAGQDLANPVGTILSAAMLLRHSLGLEDEADSIEAAVAAVLAAGAVTADLGGELGTRGATDAILDAIRAIHWAASHRVQMHWG